One window of Nicotiana tomentosiformis chromosome 11, ASM39032v3, whole genome shotgun sequence genomic DNA carries:
- the LOC104118840 gene encoding uncharacterized protein, which produces MAESFVMCQLDVTSLKETLCVQQQLLQKLYNELDEEREASSSAASEALSMILRLQGEKAAVKMEAEQYKRLAEEKMCHAEESLAIFEDLFYQKEMEIAALEYQVQAYRYKLLSMGCADPGVGEFKYPENLLQRNETLAGEMNLQALGRRNSAPPIPLKFACPKKGGMEIDDSSSERDSNSKTVEEQVGQEMNEQQSDTEKKTDISTTGSINSYWQQIRKLDERVKEITGVSYANLRSETRSPSPLSQRSIKISKSENEMYQPKFQGSKSENDTPADSGCSPNILDVFEVPRVEKNTIDIGLPPKHDGKMILHNDERLDRPDSAQQEAVKPSLKDETDLLKKYFVSAQRENKLRRASEAAAITCHLAISRPTTSVSETGEFHQLNRTSEIVEVGREATRQETAREEELKLLYDIKEQLNLMHSEIQSLKTDKLPPPTDEPSLLPLSEAMIHFWI; this is translated from the exons ATGGCTGAAAGTTTTGTCATGTGTCAACTTGATGTTACTTCTTTGAAAGAAACGTTATGTGTTCAACAACAGCTTCTACAGAAGCTTTACAATGAGTTAGATGAGGAAAGAGAAGCCTCCTCCAGTGCTGCTAGTGAGGCGCTATCGATGATCTTGCGACTCCAAGGAGAAAAAGCCGCGGTAAAAATGGAAGCGGAGCAGTACAAGAGATTGGCCGAGGAGAAAATGTGTCATGCCGAGGAATCATTAGCTATTTTCGAGGATCTTTTCTATCAAAAGGAGATGGAAATAGCTGCCTTGGAATATCAGGTGCAAGCTTATCGGTATAAGCTATTGAGCATGGGGTGTGCAGATCCCGGGGTCGGTGAATTTAAATATCCTGAGAATTTGTTGCAAAGAAATGAGACTTTAGCTGGAGAAATGAATCTCCAAGCTCTTGGAAGGCGTAACTCCGCCCCTCCTATTCCTCTGAAATTTGCTTGTCCGAAGAAGGGTGGTATGGAAATAGATGATTCAAGTTCAGAAAGAGATTCGAATTCGAAAACAGTGGAGGAACAAGTAGGGCAAGAGATGAATGAGCAGCAGTCTGATACGGAGAAGAAGACTGATATTTCCACGACGGGAAGTATCAATTCTTATTGGCAACAAATTCGAAAGTTGGATGAACGAGTGAAAGAGATTACAGGAGTTAGCTATGCGAACTTGAGGAGTGAAACGAGGTCGCCTTCACCACTTTCTCAAAGAAGCATTAAGATAAGCAAATCAGAAAATGAAATGTACCAACCTAAGTTCCAAGGAAGCAAATCAGAAAACGACACACCTGCTGATTCTGGTTGTTCTCCGAATATTCTTGATGTATTCGAAGTACCTCGAGTGGAAAAGAATACTATCGACATTGGGTTGCCTCCTAAACATGACGGCAAGATGATTTTGCATAATGATGAAAGGCTTGACAGACCAGATTCTGCTCAACAAGAGGCAGTAAAACCGTCGCTTAAAGATGAAACTGATTTGCTAAAGAAGTACTTTGTATCTGCGCAGCGTGAGAACAAGTTACGAAGAGCAAGTGAAGCTGCTGCTATTACCTGTCATTTGGCAATATCTCGCCCTACAACCAGCGTATCGGAAACTGGTGAGTTTCATCAGCTCAATCGAACATCTGAGATAGTTGAAGTTGGAAGAGAAGCGACAAGACAAGAAACAGCTCGAGAAGAAGAGCTGAAGTTGCTATATGATATTAAGGAGCAACTAAATTTGATGCACTCTGAAATCCAAAGTTTGAAAACCGACAAGCTCCCCCCTCCAACTGATGAACCATCTTTACTTCCTCTATCAGAG gcaatgATTCACTTTTGGATCTGA